A genomic window from Prochlorococcus sp. RS04 includes:
- the rplK gene encoding 50S ribosomal protein L11, translated as MAKKIVAVIKLALQAGKANPAPPVGPALGQHGVNIMAFCKEYNARTQDKAGFVIPVEISVFEDRSFTFITKTPPASVLITKAAGIEKGSGESAKGSVGNISKAQLEEIAKTKLPDLNCSSVESAMKVIEGTARNMGVSITD; from the coding sequence ATGGCAAAAAAAATTGTTGCAGTTATCAAGCTTGCTCTACAAGCAGGCAAAGCAAATCCTGCTCCTCCTGTAGGGCCCGCTTTAGGACAACATGGTGTCAATATCATGGCATTTTGCAAAGAATACAACGCAAGGACACAAGATAAAGCAGGTTTTGTAATTCCAGTCGAGATTTCTGTTTTTGAAGATAGAAGCTTTACTTTTATCACAAAAACACCTCCTGCTTCCGTCTTAATAACAAAAGCAGCTGGTATAGAGAAAGGTTCAGGTGAATCCGCAAAAGGCTCTGTTGGGAATATAAGTAAAGCTCAATTAGAAGAAATAGCCAAAACTAAGCTTCCTGATCTAAACTGTTCTAGTGTTGAATCTGCAATGAAAGTAATTGAGGGTACTGCTCGTAATATGGGCGTCTCTATCACTGATTGA
- a CDS encoding ATP-dependent Clp protease ATP-binding subunit, with protein MRETLTSSPELFSDISWNLLLLGEETAKKWDHSEFNIEHIIHTLFSSSEFFAFIEKLSIDQDTVLDITEDFLEETPTNESDIFTIGEDLEILLDNANQIKTQWGSRLIEIPHLLIALGRDLRIGNYVFEEGNLSMEQLEEELKFYPNINQSKNSFNYGNVIEINNQSNFESKNETNETFVKEEKFKKAIVPLPKSELKIEPKKQVGKDENALSIYGKDLTESAKKGLLDPVLGRENEINNLMRVLCRRNKNNPILIGNPGVGKTSIAKLLAQLIVEKKVPDTLKDLKIISLDLGALVSGTKFRGQLEERLSLIMQELNNPNQGMILFIDEIHSILSSDRSSTDISNILKPLLAEGELRCIGTTTPEKFRETIEKDQALNNCFQKIAVNEPSVELSAKILQGIKKKYESHHGIKISEEAVNYSAKLADRYISDKCLPDSAIDLIDEAAAQLKIESNNMPQIILQQENKLNTIDEKLNNLQGENIEAQEKLFNNRQQSEAKLNVLLENWNNLREEMEELSILMKEEDKLTKQINDKSNREIENDLEYLEKLEEELSEVENDIQKLEENFNKIKKNRNFPFKYQVEPDDIADVISKITGIPISKVVSNERKKLVNLETELSEKVIGQEKAIEAVSAAIRRARVGMKSPKRPIGSFLFMGPTGVGKTELAKSLARVLFDEEDALLRLDMSEYMEKNAVARLLGAPPGYVGYEEGGQLTEAVRRKPYSVILLDEIEKAHAEVFNILLQVLDEGRLTDSQGRTVDFKNTVIIMTSNLAGKSILEYSQKISKSEGKLEKDQQTLDDSISNALSSIFRPEFLNRIDEVVKFEPLSIDELQKIIILQTEDLKNLLLEQKINIAIDKKVINKIANDSYEPEYGARPLSRELRRQIENPLAAKLLEDNFKNKKNITIKLNPAKKDEIVFKPS; from the coding sequence ATGAGAGAAACACTTACATCCAGTCCTGAACTATTTAGCGATATTAGTTGGAATCTCCTTTTATTAGGGGAAGAAACCGCAAAAAAATGGGATCATAGCGAATTTAATATTGAACACATAATTCATACATTATTCTCATCAAGTGAATTCTTTGCCTTCATTGAAAAATTATCAATTGACCAAGATACAGTTTTAGACATAACAGAAGATTTTTTAGAAGAGACACCAACAAATGAGTCAGATATTTTTACTATCGGAGAAGATTTAGAAATTTTATTAGATAATGCGAATCAGATTAAAACTCAATGGGGATCGAGATTAATAGAAATCCCTCATTTACTTATTGCTCTTGGAAGAGATTTAAGAATTGGAAATTATGTTTTTGAAGAAGGAAACCTTTCAATGGAACAATTAGAGGAAGAATTAAAGTTTTACCCAAATATTAATCAATCAAAAAATTCTTTTAATTATGGGAATGTAATTGAAATAAATAATCAATCTAATTTTGAATCAAAAAACGAGACTAACGAGACTTTTGTAAAAGAAGAAAAATTTAAAAAAGCTATTGTTCCATTACCAAAAAGTGAACTTAAAATTGAACCCAAAAAACAAGTTGGAAAAGATGAAAATGCTCTTTCAATTTATGGAAAAGATTTAACAGAATCAGCTAAAAAAGGCTTACTGGATCCCGTTTTAGGAAGAGAAAATGAGATCAATAATTTAATGAGGGTACTCTGCAGAAGAAACAAAAATAACCCTATACTTATTGGAAACCCTGGAGTTGGTAAAACCTCAATTGCAAAATTACTTGCTCAATTAATTGTAGAAAAAAAAGTTCCTGATACTTTAAAGGACTTAAAAATTATTTCACTTGACTTAGGTGCATTAGTTTCTGGGACCAAATTTAGAGGTCAACTAGAGGAAAGACTGAGTTTAATAATGCAGGAACTAAATAATCCAAACCAAGGAATGATTCTATTTATTGATGAAATTCACTCAATATTAAGTTCTGACAGATCTTCTACCGACATCAGCAATATCTTAAAACCTTTACTAGCTGAAGGAGAACTTAGATGTATCGGCACAACAACACCTGAGAAATTTCGTGAAACTATTGAAAAAGATCAGGCATTAAATAATTGCTTTCAAAAGATAGCTGTTAATGAACCTTCAGTAGAATTAAGCGCAAAAATATTACAAGGGATCAAAAAGAAATATGAATCACATCATGGCATAAAAATTTCTGAAGAGGCTGTGAACTATTCTGCAAAATTGGCCGATAGATACATCAGCGATAAATGTCTCCCTGATAGTGCAATAGATTTAATTGATGAAGCAGCTGCACAGTTGAAAATCGAGTCTAATAATATGCCTCAAATCATTCTCCAACAAGAAAACAAACTTAATACTATTGATGAAAAATTGAATAATTTGCAAGGAGAAAATATCGAAGCTCAAGAAAAACTATTTAATAATAGACAACAATCAGAGGCAAAATTGAACGTTCTTTTGGAAAATTGGAACAATTTACGTGAAGAAATGGAGGAATTATCTATTTTAATGAAAGAAGAAGATAAGCTAACCAAACAAATAAATGATAAATCAAATCGCGAAATTGAAAATGATCTAGAGTATTTAGAAAAGCTTGAAGAAGAGTTAAGTGAAGTAGAGAATGACATACAAAAACTTGAAGAGAACTTTAATAAAATAAAGAAAAATAGAAATTTCCCTTTTAAATATCAAGTTGAACCTGATGATATTGCAGATGTTATATCAAAAATCACAGGTATTCCAATTTCTAAAGTAGTTTCAAATGAACGTAAGAAATTAGTCAATCTAGAAACAGAACTAAGTGAAAAAGTTATTGGACAAGAAAAAGCCATAGAAGCTGTTTCTGCTGCAATTAGAAGAGCTCGAGTTGGTATGAAAAGTCCTAAAAGACCTATTGGATCTTTTTTATTTATGGGTCCTACTGGTGTTGGGAAAACAGAATTAGCAAAATCTCTTGCAAGAGTTTTATTTGATGAAGAAGACGCACTTTTAAGATTAGATATGAGTGAATATATGGAGAAAAATGCCGTAGCAAGACTTTTAGGAGCACCCCCAGGTTATGTTGGTTATGAAGAGGGAGGTCAATTAACTGAAGCTGTAAGACGTAAACCCTATTCAGTAATACTTCTTGATGAGATAGAAAAAGCACATGCAGAAGTATTTAATATCCTTTTGCAAGTCTTAGACGAAGGAAGATTAACGGACTCTCAAGGAAGGACCGTAGATTTCAAAAATACGGTAATCATTATGACAAGTAACCTAGCTGGTAAATCTATACTTGAGTATTCACAAAAGATTTCTAAAAGTGAGGGAAAGTTAGAAAAAGATCAACAAACTCTTGATGATTCAATTAGTAATGCATTGTCTTCAATTTTTAGACCTGAATTTTTAAATAGGATTGACGAAGTGGTAAAGTTTGAACCATTATCTATTGATGAACTTCAAAAAATAATCATTCTACAAACAGAAGATTTAAAGAACCTGCTACTTGAGCAGAAAATAAATATCGCTATAGACAAAAAAGTTATCAACAAAATTGCAAACGATTCTTACGAACCTGAATATGGTGCTAGGCCACTTAGCAGGGAACTTAGAAGACAAATAGAAAATCCCTTGGCTGCAAAACTTTTAGAGGATAACTTCAAAAATAAAAAAAATATAACAATTAAACTTAACCCTGCTAAAAAAGATGAGATCGTTTTCAAACCTAGCTGA
- the rnhA gene encoding ribonuclease HI, whose product MNSDSIAIEAATDGACSGNPGPGGWGGLIIFDDNSELEIGGSEQNTTNNRMELTAAIKTLEKLKTYKLKENFKLRTDSKYVIEGYTKWIINWKKNGWKTSSGKPVQNLDLWQKIDQLRINGLIMEYVKGHSGDKQNDRVDKIATNYSKGISIESNLKKVESSVDFFEKNAPAEIQELFSRNELIQKFAEKKYLLSSPELDILLGDVNHLKIKQYSLFEWRNWRLIPKDKKYWIIEKKEA is encoded by the coding sequence ATGAATAGTGATAGTATTGCGATTGAAGCCGCAACTGATGGTGCCTGCAGTGGTAATCCAGGCCCAGGTGGTTGGGGTGGTTTAATAATTTTTGACGATAACAGCGAATTAGAAATAGGTGGTTCCGAGCAAAATACTACTAATAATAGAATGGAACTCACTGCGGCTATAAAAACTCTTGAGAAATTAAAAACCTACAAATTAAAAGAGAACTTTAAACTAAGAACTGATAGTAAATATGTCATAGAAGGTTATACAAAATGGATTATTAATTGGAAGAAAAATGGATGGAAAACAAGTTCAGGAAAACCAGTTCAAAATCTTGATCTATGGCAAAAAATTGATCAATTAAGAATTAATGGCCTAATAATGGAATATGTTAAAGGTCATAGCGGGGATAAACAAAATGATAGGGTTGATAAAATTGCAACTAATTACAGCAAAGGTATATCTATAGAAAGTAACTTAAAAAAAGTAGAATCCTCAGTTGATTTTTTTGAAAAAAATGCACCTGCAGAAATTCAGGAATTATTTTCCCGCAATGAATTAATTCAAAAATTTGCAGAAAAAAAGTACCTGTTAAGTTCACCTGAACTAGACATCTTATTAGGTGATGTAAACCACTTAAAGATAAAACAATATTCACTTTTTGAATGGCGTAATTGGAGATTGATTCCTAAAGATAAAAAATATTGGATAATAGAAAAAAAAGAAGCCTAA
- the eno gene encoding phosphopyruvate hydratase has translation MKETIDFLIDTVEARQVLDSRGNPTVEAEVFLECGATGRAIVPSGASTGAHEAHELRDGGSKYMGKGVLNAVNKIHETISPALCGLSSLDQTAVDKLMIEIDGTPNKSNLGANSILAVSLATARASANALDIPLYRYLGDPLSNLLPVPLMNVINGGAHAPNSLDFQEFMLVPHGVNNFSESLRMGTEIFHSLKSLLDQKGLSTAVGDEGGFAPNLSSSEEAGDLLLEAIQKAGFKPGEQVSLALDAASTEFYSDGTYKYEGKSLNSSEMISYLSKLVSNYPIVSIEDGLAEDDWEGWSELNKELGNKVQLVGDDLFVTNTERLRKGIMEKSANSILIKVNQIGTLTETLEAIELAKMSGFTSVISHRSGETEDTTIADLSVATRSGQIKTGSLSRSERIAKYNRLLKIEEELGNQARFAGALGLGPKNI, from the coding sequence GTGAAAGAAACTATTGATTTTCTTATTGATACTGTTGAAGCAAGGCAAGTCCTTGATTCAAGAGGTAATCCAACTGTAGAGGCAGAAGTATTTTTGGAATGTGGTGCAACTGGTAGAGCAATTGTTCCCAGCGGAGCTAGCACTGGTGCTCATGAGGCGCATGAATTAAGAGATGGTGGTTCAAAATATATGGGGAAAGGAGTTTTGAATGCTGTTAATAAAATTCATGAAACAATATCGCCAGCTTTATGTGGTTTGTCATCTTTAGATCAAACTGCAGTAGATAAATTAATGATTGAAATTGATGGAACTCCTAATAAGTCTAACCTTGGAGCAAATTCAATCCTTGCAGTAAGTCTTGCAACTGCTAGAGCATCAGCAAATGCTTTAGACATTCCCCTATATAGATATCTTGGAGATCCATTATCCAATCTTCTTCCAGTCCCATTGATGAATGTAATAAATGGTGGCGCTCATGCACCAAATAGTCTTGATTTTCAGGAATTTATGCTCGTCCCACATGGAGTTAATAATTTCAGTGAATCATTAAGAATGGGTACTGAAATTTTTCACTCATTAAAATCATTACTTGATCAAAAAGGTCTATCTACTGCTGTAGGCGATGAGGGTGGATTTGCCCCGAATTTGTCATCAAGCGAAGAGGCAGGGGACTTATTATTAGAAGCAATTCAAAAAGCCGGGTTCAAGCCGGGTGAGCAGGTATCTTTAGCTTTAGACGCTGCTAGCACTGAATTTTATAGTGATGGTACTTATAAATATGAAGGGAAAAGTTTAAATAGTTCTGAAATGATTTCATATCTTTCAAAACTAGTTTCTAATTATCCAATAGTTTCAATAGAGGACGGTTTAGCTGAGGATGATTGGGAGGGTTGGTCAGAATTAAACAAAGAATTAGGTAATAAAGTTCAGCTTGTAGGTGATGATTTATTCGTTACTAACACAGAAAGGTTAAGGAAAGGGATTATGGAAAAATCTGCTAATTCAATCCTAATAAAGGTAAATCAAATTGGAACATTAACTGAAACTTTGGAAGCTATTGAGTTAGCTAAAATGTCTGGTTTCACAAGTGTTATTAGTCATAGGAGTGGTGAGACTGAAGATACAACAATTGCAGATTTATCTGTCGCCACAAGATCGGGTCAGATCAAGACAGGCTCTTTGAGCAGAAGTGAAAGGATTGCAAAATACAATAGGCTTTTAAAAATTGAGGAGGAATTGGGAAATCAAGCAAGATTTGCTGGAGCTTTAGGTTTAGGTCCCAAAAATATATAG
- the rplL gene encoding 50S ribosomal protein L7/L12 produces MSAKTEEILESLKSLSLLEASELVKQIEEAFGVSAAASAGVVMAAPGAAGGDADGGAAEEKTEFDVVLESFDAAAKIKVLKVVRNATGLGLGDAKALVESAPKTVKEGIAKADAESLKKEIEEAGGKVTLK; encoded by the coding sequence ATGTCCGCAAAAACTGAAGAAATTCTTGAATCATTAAAATCTTTATCACTTTTAGAAGCATCTGAGCTTGTAAAGCAAATTGAAGAGGCTTTTGGTGTATCTGCTGCAGCTTCTGCAGGTGTAGTAATGGCAGCTCCTGGAGCAGCTGGTGGTGACGCTGATGGTGGCGCTGCTGAAGAAAAAACTGAATTTGATGTAGTTCTCGAAAGCTTTGATGCAGCTGCAAAAATCAAAGTTCTTAAGGTTGTAAGAAATGCAACTGGTCTAGGTCTTGGCGATGCAAAAGCACTTGTTGAATCTGCACCAAAAACAGTAAAAGAAGGAATAGCCAAAGCAGATGCTGAATCTTTAAAGAAAGAGATTGAAGAAGCTGGCGGTAAAGTTACACTTAAGTAA
- the secE gene encoding preprotein translocase subunit SecE — MTSPTTNKEPLKQDSPEVEEPKKKNNFFRSTYDELKLVVWPNKQQLFSESVAVIIMVSFSAAAIASVSRFYGWAASQIFG; from the coding sequence GTGACAAGTCCTACTACTAATAAAGAACCTCTTAAACAGGATTCTCCTGAAGTTGAAGAGCCTAAAAAAAAGAATAATTTTTTTAGATCTACCTACGATGAGCTTAAACTTGTCGTGTGGCCTAACAAACAACAACTTTTTAGCGAATCAGTAGCAGTTATAATTATGGTATCTTTTTCTGCTGCAGCCATTGCTTCTGTTAGCAGATTCTATGGATGGGCAGCCTCGCAAATTTTTGGTTGA
- the nusG gene encoding transcription termination/antitermination protein NusG, with protein MSNELTTNLASSKANTSIARWYAVQVASSCEKKVKATLEQRSVTLGVNNRIIEIEIPQTPGIKLKKDGSRQTTEEKVFPGYVLVRMILDEDTMMAVKSTPNVINFVGAEDGRGSGRSRGHIKPRPLSRQEVNRIFKRASEKKAVIKLDIEEKDRIIVTSGPFKDFQGEVIEVSGERNKLKALLSIFGRETPVELEFSQINKQN; from the coding sequence ATGAGTAATGAATTAACTACAAACCTTGCTTCTTCAAAAGCAAATACAAGCATCGCAAGATGGTATGCAGTCCAAGTAGCATCAAGCTGTGAAAAAAAAGTAAAAGCAACTCTTGAGCAGAGATCAGTAACTTTAGGTGTTAATAATAGAATCATTGAAATTGAAATTCCCCAAACTCCAGGAATTAAATTAAAAAAAGATGGAAGCAGACAAACTACTGAAGAAAAAGTTTTCCCAGGTTATGTACTCGTAAGAATGATATTGGATGAAGATACAATGATGGCTGTTAAAAGTACTCCTAATGTAATTAACTTTGTCGGTGCTGAAGACGGTAGAGGCAGCGGAAGATCGCGAGGTCATATCAAACCTCGACCATTATCAAGACAAGAAGTTAATAGAATCTTTAAGCGCGCATCAGAGAAAAAAGCTGTAATCAAGTTAGATATTGAAGAAAAAGATAGAATCATTGTAACTAGCGGTCCATTCAAGGATTTCCAGGGAGAAGTTATAGAAGTTTCCGGAGAAAGAAATAAATTAAAAGCATTACTTTCAATATTTGGGCGCGAGACTCCTGTAGAATTAGAATTCTCCCAAATCAATAAACAAAATTAA
- the rplJ gene encoding 50S ribosomal protein L10: protein MGRTLENKQKIVTEIKSLLDDSEMAVVLDYKGLTIKEMSDLRSRLQTTNGICKVTKNSLMRKAIDGDSNWNDLESLLTGTNAFVLIKEDVGGAVKAIQSFQKDTKKSETKGALFEGRLLSDSEIKEIASLPSKEVLMAKIAGALSGVATKIAISINEVPSGLARSLKQHSEKSES, encoded by the coding sequence ATGGGCCGAACACTAGAGAATAAGCAAAAAATCGTTACTGAGATTAAATCTCTTTTAGACGACTCGGAAATGGCTGTAGTTCTTGACTATAAAGGTTTAACTATCAAAGAGATGTCAGATTTGCGATCTAGATTGCAAACAACTAACGGCATCTGCAAAGTTACTAAAAATTCATTAATGCGCAAAGCTATTGATGGAGATAGTAATTGGAACGATCTTGAATCTTTATTGACCGGAACAAATGCTTTTGTGTTAATTAAAGAAGATGTTGGTGGTGCTGTAAAAGCAATCCAATCTTTTCAAAAAGACACCAAAAAATCCGAGACCAAAGGAGCTTTATTTGAAGGCAGACTTCTTAGCGATTCTGAAATAAAAGAAATTGCAAGTCTTCCATCTAAAGAAGTATTGATGGCAAAAATTGCTGGTGCTCTAAGTGGCGTAGCAACAAAAATTGCGATCTCTATCAATGAAGTGCCTTCTGGACTTGCTAGATCACTTAAACAACATTCTGAAAAATCAGAATCTTAA
- a CDS encoding NAD(P)/FAD-dependent oxidoreductase, translating into MEIIESDVVIIGGGPAGCTCALYTSRSNLKTVILDKNPSVGALAITHQIANYPGVPVDISGEKLLTLMREQAVQYGTDYRRAQVFGIDASGEWKMVYTPEGTFKAKALVLASGAMGRPASFKGEADFLGKGVSYCATCDGAFYKNREVAVVGVNKEAIEEATVLTKFASTVHWITSSDPKSDNEEAMELMDNSNIKHWSRTRLLEILGDDMGVNGVVVKNKQEENPINLNLDGVFVYMSGSKPITDFLGDQIALKEDGGVIVDDFMSTNSDGVWAIGDIRNTPFKQAVVAASDGCIAAMSIDRYLNSRKNIRVDWIHS; encoded by the coding sequence TTGGAAATCATTGAGTCAGATGTAGTTATTATCGGAGGAGGCCCGGCCGGATGTACTTGCGCACTTTATACATCTCGTTCAAACTTAAAGACAGTAATTTTAGATAAAAATCCATCTGTTGGAGCCTTAGCAATAACCCATCAAATAGCTAATTATCCAGGTGTTCCGGTTGATATAAGTGGGGAGAAATTACTTACTTTAATGAGAGAACAGGCTGTGCAATATGGTACAGACTATAGAAGAGCACAAGTGTTCGGAATAGACGCTAGTGGTGAATGGAAAATGGTTTATACACCTGAAGGCACTTTCAAAGCTAAAGCACTTGTACTTGCAAGTGGTGCAATGGGTAGGCCTGCATCATTTAAGGGCGAAGCGGATTTTCTTGGCAAAGGAGTAAGTTATTGTGCTACATGTGATGGGGCTTTTTATAAAAATAGAGAAGTTGCCGTTGTTGGAGTAAACAAGGAGGCAATTGAAGAGGCAACTGTCCTAACTAAATTTGCATCAACTGTGCATTGGATTACATCAAGTGACCCTAAATCAGATAATGAAGAAGCTATGGAATTGATGGATAATTCAAATATAAAACATTGGAGTAGAACAAGATTATTGGAGATATTGGGCGATGATATGGGTGTAAATGGTGTTGTTGTAAAAAATAAGCAAGAAGAAAATCCTATCAATTTAAATTTAGATGGAGTCTTTGTATATATGAGTGGTTCAAAGCCTATTACTGATTTTTTAGGTGATCAAATTGCTTTAAAAGAAGACGGAGGAGTAATTGTCGATGACTTTATGTCTACAAACTCTGATGGAGTATGGGCTATTGGAGATATAAGAAATACACCATTTAAGCAAGCAGTCGTTGCGGCTTCTGATGGATGTATTGCTGCGATGTCAATTGATAGATATTTAAATAGTAGAAAAAATATAAGAGTAGATTGGATTCATTCTTAA
- a CDS encoding ABC1 kinase family protein, with product MSYHIFHYRLKKLKRAFLIWITLISLLTILWIDNIRFTIFQTKSNEKSRVQIQRARWFTNQLIKLGSAFIKIGQLLSARPDLIPNTWIQELSKLQDQVPNFSFAQVEETIRDELGSKFNEIDQIICDPVGSASLAQVHRATLKNGKKVVFKVQRPNLKELFIIDLGIMQQIAGLLQKNKNWSRGRNWVEIARECRKVLMKELDFNCEAQYAARFRQQFLDDENVEVPEVIWDMSSEKVLCLSYLEGTKISDLEKLQSKEIDLPKIAEVGAISYLKQLVNYGFFHADPHPGNLAVSNEGKLIFYDFGMMGNISNNLQTRLGGMVKAAALRDASSLVSQLQQAGLISKDIDVGPVRRLVRLMLKEALTPPFSPNIIEKLSGDLYELVYETPFQLPVDLIFVMRALSTFEGVGRMLDPGFNLVSVTKPYLIELMTSNNQTPNDLINQFGRQVGELGSKAVGIPKRIDESLERLEQGDLQLQIRMGESDRQFKKMFTAQKTLGHSILIGSLSIASALLVTNKQNNFALLPIIFALPISIDWIKCQLSMRKGSRLEKLKR from the coding sequence ATGAGTTATCACATTTTTCATTATCGTTTAAAAAAATTGAAGAGAGCCTTTCTTATTTGGATAACTCTGATTTCGCTTTTAACAATTTTGTGGATAGATAATATTAGATTTACAATTTTCCAAACTAAAAGTAATGAAAAAAGTAGGGTCCAAATTCAAAGAGCTAGGTGGTTTACTAATCAATTAATAAAGCTTGGTTCAGCATTTATTAAAATTGGACAATTATTATCAGCGAGACCTGATTTGATTCCTAATACCTGGATACAGGAATTGTCTAAATTGCAGGATCAAGTTCCTAATTTTTCATTTGCGCAAGTTGAAGAAACTATAAGAGATGAACTAGGGTCTAAGTTTAATGAAATAGATCAAATAATATGTGATCCGGTTGGATCAGCATCACTAGCTCAGGTTCATAGAGCGACTTTAAAAAATGGTAAGAAAGTGGTATTTAAAGTTCAAAGACCCAATTTAAAAGAATTGTTTATTATCGATTTGGGCATAATGCAGCAAATAGCAGGATTGTTACAGAAAAACAAGAATTGGAGTCGAGGTAGAAACTGGGTTGAAATTGCTAGAGAGTGTAGGAAAGTTCTCATGAAAGAGCTTGATTTTAATTGTGAAGCACAATATGCAGCAAGATTTAGACAGCAATTTCTTGATGATGAAAATGTTGAAGTCCCTGAAGTAATTTGGGATATGAGCAGTGAAAAAGTTCTTTGTTTAAGTTATTTAGAAGGAACAAAAATAAGCGATTTAGAAAAATTACAATCAAAAGAAATTGATTTACCTAAGATTGCTGAAGTAGGTGCCATCAGCTATTTAAAACAATTAGTAAATTATGGTTTTTTTCATGCAGACCCCCATCCAGGGAATCTAGCAGTTTCAAATGAAGGTAAATTGATTTTTTATGATTTTGGAATGATGGGCAATATCTCAAATAATCTTCAAACAAGATTAGGGGGGATGGTTAAGGCTGCTGCTCTTAGAGACGCCTCATCACTTGTTAGTCAATTACAACAAGCTGGTCTAATTTCAAAAGATATAGATGTAGGCCCAGTCAGAAGATTAGTCAGATTGATGCTTAAAGAAGCCTTAACTCCTCCATTTAGTCCAAATATTATCGAAAAATTATCTGGAGATTTATACGAACTTGTTTATGAAACACCATTTCAACTGCCAGTAGATTTAATCTTTGTGATGAGAGCTTTATCAACTTTTGAGGGAGTTGGTAGAATGCTTGACCCAGGGTTTAACCTTGTATCAGTTACAAAGCCTTATTTAATAGAACTTATGACTTCGAATAATCAAACTCCCAACGATTTAATTAACCAATTTGGAAGGCAAGTAGGTGAACTAGGATCAAAAGCTGTTGGGATTCCCAAAAGAATAGATGAAAGTTTAGAAAGATTAGAGCAGGGCGATTTACAACTGCAAATAAGAATGGGAGAGTCTGATAGACAATTCAAAAAAATGTTTACTGCTCAAAAAACTTTAGGCCATTCAATTCTTATAGGAAGCTTATCAATTGCATCTGCTTTACTTGTAACCAATAAACAAAATAATTTTGCATTATTGCCAATTATTTTTGCACTACCAATAAGTATTGACTGGATAAAGTGCCAATTAAGTATGAGAAAAGGCTCACGTTTAGAAAAACTTAAGCGCTAA
- the rplA gene encoding 50S ribosomal protein L1, producing MKKLSKRMAALSTKIEDRIYAPLEALSIIKENANAKFDETIEAHIRLGIDPKYTDQQLRTTVALPHGTGQSIKIAVITSGENVSKAKAAGADLFGEEDLVESINKGNMEFDLLIATPDMMPKVAKLGRVLGPRGLMPNPKAGTVTNDIANAIKEFKAGKLEFRADKAGIVHVRFGKASFTKEALFDNLKTLQESIDKNKPSGAKGKYWKTFYVTSTMGPSVQLDINAVQDYQPEG from the coding sequence ATGAAAAAACTATCTAAAAGAATGGCGGCTCTATCAACAAAGATAGAAGATCGCATTTACGCACCACTTGAAGCTCTTAGTATTATCAAGGAAAATGCTAATGCAAAATTTGATGAAACTATTGAAGCACATATACGTCTAGGTATTGATCCAAAATATACTGATCAACAATTAAGGACCACTGTTGCATTACCACATGGTACTGGCCAAAGCATCAAAATTGCAGTAATTACAAGCGGTGAGAATGTATCGAAAGCTAAGGCTGCTGGTGCAGATTTATTTGGCGAAGAAGATCTTGTAGAAAGCATCAACAAAGGAAATATGGAGTTTGATCTACTTATAGCAACTCCAGATATGATGCCAAAGGTTGCAAAATTAGGAAGAGTTTTAGGACCTAGAGGTTTAATGCCTAATCCTAAAGCTGGGACAGTGACGAATGACATTGCTAATGCAATAAAAGAATTCAAAGCTGGTAAGCTCGAATTTAGAGCAGATAAGGCTGGAATCGTTCATGTCCGCTTTGGAAAAGCAAGTTTCACAAAAGAGGCTCTATTTGACAACTTAAAAACCTTACAAGAATCAATTGATAAAAATAAACCAAGTGGAGCTAAAGGAAAGTATTGGAAAACTTTTTATGTAACTTCAACAATGGGGCCTTCAGTTCAATTAGACATAAATGCTGTACAAGATTACCAACCTGAAGGTTAA